AAAAGTGACTCACAATCttctctaaaatatttttcgGTGACAAATTGATCACAATCCTCCCTAAGACCATACTAAAAGCCACACAAACTTATAAACGTCGTAGTTTTCTTTTTAGTGCGCAAATATAACTGAAATGAGGAGTGTTAGGGGGTAGTAATTTTGGATTTGGattctctaaagtttgaatttcactttagagagtaaagtgtgatctctcaccatttattttataggtgggaccaaaaataaatatgagagagaaaccATTCAAGAGTAGAAAATCACACTTTACCCTCTAAagtacaaatttaaaatttagagaatccaaattcagtaattttttgtattttgtaaccatcaatctcactttttttctttatgATTAAGTGCTAGCCAGAAAACACAACAATTACTGACCCATAAACTTTTCCCAACTGAACATTTCATATCTGGTACAAAAACTCGTATACGCCTCCTCTCTCCTCCTCCAATGATGATGGCTCCACCACCACCAACTCCAAACCCAAGCTCAACTCCCCTCGCTTCATCAACATCCTCTGTTATGTCCAACGCATTTTCTGCAATTGCTTTACCCCTTCAATTGCTCCTCGTATCGTTATCATCGCTGACTACGTCAAGCAAGCGACGCCTTGTCTCCCACGGAAGCTTTTCTCTTACTCTCTCCTTTGCTGACTTCTTTGTCAAGTTCTCCTCCAAGATCGGCCCGGACAGTGTCAACAACAAGTGGACCATCATCTACTTTATTAAGATAATGTTCGAGGATTGCAAATGAGCGAAAttctactatttttttttctaatctTTTGTCCAATTTATCCCTCTTCGATGATGCGAATTTAGACGAGGATAATGGTTCTTCTTATTAAGGCTTAGTTTGAtaaagcttttgctttttaaaAGTAGCTTATGAAAGCTGTCTTTTAAAAGACAGCTTTTTAAAAGCTGCAGCACTTATGTTTggtaaaatcaaattaaaaatgacTTTTAATAAGTACAAGCACCATAATTGTGTTTGGTAAAACAGCTTTTAAAAgttgaaaaaattataataaacatgtttataacaaaaaaataatttttttttcaaattctttaaaattttatataatattttaaaataaaataatgttaaaataaaaaattcataataaacataaatataataaataaattcttctattttttaactttaaaattttatataagtatCATAAAATTTGTATGTAATCCAATGTTAGTACTGGGTACGTCCATTACCCACCTATGTATATTGGCTCACCTTTACAGATCATAAAAAATGGGACACATATCTCAAATAAACTACTCTTATgattatatatctatatttacATAGGTATATACATGTTGTTATTATAATTTGGACTAATGCTcatgcaaaaaaaattttatgattggTTTTCATCAACCTCTTCCCGTTTCAAAGAAcagaaaaaaacaaacaaagatATTAGATCTACTgacaaaatacaaaattaacgcaaaaaaaataatataaatagataGAAGTTCATACCTAATATGTGATAGAGATGTATTTGTGTAGAAATTTGTGAAGATTaggttgaaaaataaaaaatatatgaagatTGTGTTAGATTTTATGAAGGTTAGGAAGAGAAGTTAGAAATATATGAAGATTTTAATGGCAATATAATAGCGGAAAATATGTGCgggaaaatgaaaaaaatttggtaAGCATAAGCCAGTTTTGAAAAGCTCCCTCCTATGTGCTTTCAAAAGCACCCCTAACTTTTAAAAGCCGCAAGCACAAGCACTTGAGCTTTATAATTTACCAAACGCAAAATGACGTGAGCACAAGCACCTCCTGAAAAAGCTTTACCAAACCCAGCCTAAGTCTTTAggagataataataaaaaagttagATTAACAGGGTTTTATTGGTTTTAAAAGATTCCGAAAATAGGGTACAAGCTTGTCTTTAGAGAATTTCTCAAATTGGTTAGGAAAGAGAGTGAGGTTTCCAAAAAATTTTGGTTAAAAATATGTTACATACTTGTCAAATGgttgataaaaaatatgttaaatttGATGGTGGTAGTGATAAAAATGTATGTATTATCAGTTTCGATTAGAGTATTCAGAACTACTAGAATTAAGGTACTTCAAGCTTTGTGAATTGGAAAGATTGTTTTAGGAAGGTTACTAGGTATATTTCTCAGTATATGGATTGGTTTTTTACTAAGTACTTTTGGGCAAGTTTTGATTGTTTACACTTTTCCCATATACTTATCATTCCATTATTGAATATTCGTTGAAAAATATTTCACGGATGActgttattaaattattacaaagCGAAAGACAAAATTAAAGTTCTGTTGTAAGTTTGGAGATTACGTTAATatttaactttttgtttttctttctgcaAATGAAAATGCAAGCACATTTATCACATGGAAGAAATAACAACAAGAAACTCGAAATTAATGGTATTAGTTGTAACAATTAAGTTAGTGTGTGTTTGAATTGGGATTTGTCACTGAAGTTTGAATGAAaatgattttataaaattgattttgaggaGAAATAAATTTGTATCAACATAATTTATATTTGGCAACTCTATactgaaattaattttgataaaataaatattgtttggataatattagttaaaacttaaaagcaCTCTTAAATAGATAATTACTAAAAAAGACatgataataaattataatattaattttttttatgcatgtttaatttttggatattttttctggtatattttttatatagtattttttagtATTCTTAGTACTTTTTTTAGTAtactataatttttattattattattattattattattattatttatggttaatttttttatttaatttattttatttaataagatcaataaattatattataaaaaaaaaataataaacataatacaCAAGAACcacaattataaaaatatataatatcaaattaaaaaataaaaaaaaaacaataaaaaaagatgactaatataaagagaaataataaaattttataaagaaAACAATAACATATATAGAAAGTAAGATTGGTACTtgatagaaagaaaataaatggttataattaatgattgaatatcaattaataaaatacaaaaattaaaaattattaatttctatAAATGTGTTTTTTACTGTAAAATTACTTCtatatttacaaaaataaaaaataattaaaccaaaaattaaaacttttaaaatatttaaatatgtttttctctttctaaaCATCAAAATAAACACACCCTTAATAATAAAACGATTTTAGTGGAGACACAATATTTTAATGCAACAATTAAGTTAATAAGCAAGCTGTCCGGGACAAAGACACAAGATTTTAAATGGAGTATTGTTTAAGGCAATTTTAGTCATACGTTTAACTAAtattctaaaattattattattataaattttaatttttaaaaaaaatataaactaagtatattgattattgaaaactatattttattttttcagtaaaaattgtttaattagtaatttttatatgtatctaaaaaaatatggtagctaattctttttaaaattttaaaaaatatttaatagttcttattaataataatcttatcatatatttttaaagtaagttaattttttttagagtaataacaaaaaaagaaaaccccaaaacacaaaACAGCCGCAATAGTTATGGGAACTGGGCGTATTTTCTTGACGTGAATAACTAAAGAAAAGTCCAAATAGAAAGGAAACAGGAACAAATGCAGGGGCATTTACGTAAACTCATGTGTGACACTCTCACACAGAGGAACAAAACCTGGCACCCGAAGCGTTCTACGAAACTTTCTTCGAAACGcattttcttctctctttcaaCATAACACAACAAACCAAAAGCTCCTCTCTTCACTGCGATCAGATCGCTCAAAATTTTGGAACCCTAAATTTGCTGCATTTTGGTTTCTCAATTTTGTTGAAACCCTAGAAGCCACTTTGCGTGCAAATCAATAATCTCCTTCTTCCTTTTGCTTTGATCATCAATCTCCTTCCACTAGCAAACGCTGTGAGATTAGAGGTTAATATTAACCCTAAACACCACACCATGGCCATGGCTGGTAACCACTCAGCTGTCTCACCGTGGAATCAGGTTGTCCGCGGTGGCGAGTCCGAGTCTGTACTGGCAGCTCCATCTTCTGCGATGGAATCGGCGGTGGCCGTTGAATCTTCGCTCCCTTCCGGTTCCACCGCCGTGTCAACTTCTCTGTCGGTAGAAGATTCCTGCTCCACCGCTGAAAGCTCCAAAAACGGTGGGAACAAGGGCCGAGCTGCGAAGAAGCCTGCCTGGAACAAGCCATCATCCAATGGCGGAGCTTCGGAAGTTAAGCTGGTAATGGACGCGGTCTCTTGGCCTGCACTTTCCGAGTCTACCAGGGTTGCTATTAAATCAGAATCATCATCAAAGGGTTTGTTGGATGGATCATCATCCTCTGTTCTTCAATCGCAGGTTCGGTTGAGATTTTGTTTATTCTATCACTTAGTGAGtgttgtttattaaaattttaagttagcTGAGCTGATGTTTACTTGTGTTCTCTATGGTTTTCTGATTCGTGATCTAGAAAATGCAAGTTTTTATTAGGTTTCAATCGACCAAATTGCATGTTTCTGCTGTTATGTTATTGTGTCTTAGAAAATGTAGGAAAATTGGATTTTGATTTTGCCGTGTGTGATCGTTTGCTTTAGTGGCACATATGTTGTTGTTGTATATTTGTTTTTCTGGTTTATTTGTATGCAAATAGACAATGCCATTGTTTTAAGTGCAAATATAGGGTATGGGAAGCTCTTCCTCTTCACAAAGACAAGTGAATGATAATGCAAGTGCAAACCATATGGTGCCATCTCCAAATCGTCAGAAGCCATTCAAACATAACAGTCCAAATGTGTTTTCTAATGGTGGTCACCCACAGCCGCCTGCTTCCCAAGCTTTGACAGCAACAACTGGGTCCCATTATCAACCTCCAATCGAACATGCACAAAGAAGTGCATTTGTGTCTAATGATCGTCCACAGCAGCGTAATTCATTTAGAAATCGTAACAGTGGTTCACATCAGCGTGGAGATGGGTCTCACCATCATAATTATGGGAACAGACGTGATCAGGACTGGAATACTCAACGGAATTTCAATGGTAGAGACCCCCATATGCCACCACGAGTTGGTCCTAGATTTCCAAGacctccacctccacctccTAATGCTCCTCAATTTATTCACACAGCACCAGTTAGGGCATTTGGTGGTCCTATTGGTTTCCATGGTAAGTACGCTGTATTAGAGATGATTTCTTTCAGGATATGCATATTCTGTGATGACTGTATTCGTTTTCAGATGTAGTTCCTCCAATAGTATATCTCCAACAACCACCTTCACATCCAAATTTACTAAGAGGGGTTCATTATGGTCCTCCAATGCCTCCTCAGACATTGTTCTACACAGGTCCAGACCCTCAGTTGCATACTAGGATAGTCACTCAGATTAATTACTATTTTAGGTACTGCTTTCAATGTGGTCTGTTAGTAAATTCTTCTTTCTTTAACCGGTTTAGAAAGTTGAGTGTAGACATGCCACTACTTGTCTATTGCAGTAATGAGAATTTGATTAAGGATACATTCTTGCGGCAGAACATGGATGACCAGGGCTGGGTTCCTATAAGATTAATAGCAGGCTTCAACAAAGTAAGTTGTTTAGGGTATATGTGTGCTTGGTTTATTCATATGTGAGAAGAattccttttcttttatatatatatatatatatatatatatatatatatatatatgtttttaatttattttatttttaattcaggACCTATTTAAAAAGTAGCAATCTTATTTTGATGAAATTATAATTTCATTCCTCTTTCCTTTTATCAGAAGAAAGTTATTCCTCCTTTGGCTACACTCATGGAATGACAAATCATCTTAGCGCACGCTTGCTCACCCACACACgcatatatataaagaaaatttCATTAAGATGAAGAGAATGATAATATAAATTGGGATAAAAGTTATCCTATACAATTGCAgagcaagaaaaggaaaaagaggatttttttttttttttcaggtgGCTTATTACTAGAATAGTAAAAGCTTTATCTTTGAATAAGAAGCTAATTTTCTGATTTTGATAAACTTTTTGCCGTCAGTTCTTTTGGATTAAAATCCAGCTTTtctagtcaccaaaaaaaaaatccagCTTTTCTGTACGGATATTACTATCATAATTATTTACCACTACTATCATCTCACGACTAGATAAGTGGTGTTCTGAATAGATATATATCAAAGTGTGGACTAAAATTAGCTTTAAGATTTGATATCAATGATTATTAAATTGTCCTACACTCTATTGTATACTGAGGTCTATCTTATTGAATTGTCTACAATATAAGATATGACACTGGTAAAATGGAATTGGAATGGTTCAATTGgtttttgttttcattctttttgttgttattttcattgttttgtATTTCCAAGATTTGTATTGAAAAATTGATAACATGAAATGAAAACaagtatttttattgttttcactttttctcCCTAAGATCTTGATAAAAGTAAATCCTAAAAATGAAATTAGGGAATGAAAACAAATGAAATTAGGGAATGAAAACAAAAGCCAGTGAGACTCAAATATTTGTCATCGTTTTGCTGCCTCCTTTAGGCCTCAGTACAATAGAGTGTAGGACAATTCAATAATCTTTTGATACTTATGTTTTACCTCATGTTTTTGAATATCATTGTaaacattttttaattaattctatttGGATAAGTGGCATTATTTGTTATCAAatgatatattttttctttctttccgtGGACTGTTAGGTCATGCATTTGACTGACAATATACAAGTCATATTAGATGCTGTTCGAAGCTCATCTGTTGTTGAAGTGCAGgtattttcttgtatttattTGATTGAAGGTAGCATCTAGCAATTTTGACTcgtttatatttttataaaattatcttcttttaaattgatttctttttgtttatatATCATAGGGTGATAAAATAAGGAGGCGAAATGATTGGAAGAGATGGATCATACCTCCTACAGTTCAATTTCCCAACACTGCAGACTCTTCAATACAGGGAACTGTGAATCAAGATTCGCTGTCAGAACGAGTACAAAATTTTACTTTGAGGACATCTAACCATGATGGTACAAGAGAACTAGATGCTCACACAGATCTTTCAGAGCATACTCTTGGGGAATTTAATAATCCATTGCAGTTTTCCAATAGCCAGAGTACTGGTCAATCTGGAATTCAAGGAGCAGATCATCCTGTTTCGGCAGGAAATTAGAGTTGTAAGATGTGCTTTTGCacttttttttcgagttcttaacaGGACATCAAAATCAAAGTTCTAAAGATGGTATCAGTTTTTCGGTATGGCATAGTGGGATTCACAAAAGCATAGCTCATGATGATTGAGAAACAAGAAGTTATAGACCAACAAAGAGGACTGAATGGTAAATACTTCTCTAAAACACAGATTCTTTGCCCTCTTCTTTGGTTCATCTTTTGGGTGGAGTTAGTAGTAAGCATGATTACTGCGATTACTTGTTGTTATGGGACACAATGTTGCTCTTACCGGTGGTATGGTTTTGCTTCCGTGTGGGGAAATTTTGTTTTCGCATCCCCTGTTGCCCCCTCAGCTGCATTTTAAAATCTTTGGGGTCATTGTCCCACCAGGTAATGAAGCATTATGATGTACGGTGAGTTGATGGAATGCTTGACATGTTTGATCACTTTGATGCCTACCTGCAATTTGGGACATAATAAGACTAAATGTGCTACTCAGTGCAGCTATAAAGTAATATTAGTTGATATTTATGTGATTGCGCAAATTTCCTGTTTAAACATTTCTAAATTTTGGAAACTGCTTTGCTTTGTTGATAAGAATCTAAATTTCTGAAACCATGTGGCCGTGTTTGTTTTTGCTAATAGGATTTCATATCATTGCTGTTAGCTATTATGATTGTGATATATTATTTTACTCTTATTTCTGAAATTTTATACGATGATATACTAAATATTGGATGTCAAAATTATAGTTATATATGCCATCCCTCAAAATATTAGATTGTATAGAAATTTATATGATGTACTTTTACTCCATCAAACTTTGCAAGAATATCCGAGATAGCTATACTAATTAAATAGcacaaaataacaaaacacaaaataacaattttgttttattcaaattcttattctaattaaagttgTTTAAAACTCACATTGAGTTATGGGATCAGTCAGGAAGTTTTTAACCTCGGATATTTCCATCTGTTGTCACTATTTATTTACATTCTCATCTACTTACATGCAGTAGTTGATAgctatattttttagttttatttatttggtAAAACTGAAATGAATGAACTTATCTCAGGAATATTTggttctattttttttgttatgatcAGACACCAATCCTGCCAAATAAATTTAACATGTTTCTATGtctgtaatttatttttttctcctcATAAAAAGGAACTTTGGTTTGAGATTTTAGTGCTATCAATTTAATTTTGCTCTTTATAAAAAGAAACTTTGTTTTGAGTCTAAATAGAGCAGTTGGATTTATCTGCTCTCACTATTTCTTTGTTTTCCTTGCccctataaaaaaataatgttttaAAAGAATAGTTTCAGAATCTTAATACCAAATTATTATAGTTTCTTTATCATGTTTTATATTATGATGtcattaattatatatgtacGAGTGGTTGATATAGTTGTATCTTTTGATCTTATCTGTATGAACTTTGTATAACACGCTTTTATTCTGAGCTttatacttatttaaaaaattttgaactaAAATCAAACTTTCAACATGAGGTTTTCATAAAGATAAAAATCAACCACGGTTCTAGGGTGAAGAAAGCATTTTATGGTCC
The genomic region above belongs to Arachis stenosperma cultivar V10309 chromosome 5, arast.V10309.gnm1.PFL2, whole genome shotgun sequence and contains:
- the LOC130982014 gene encoding la-related protein 1B-like, with translation MAMAGNHSAVSPWNQVVRGGESESVLAAPSSAMESAVAVESSLPSGSTAVSTSLSVEDSCSTAESSKNGGNKGRAAKKPAWNKPSSNGGASEVKLVMDAVSWPALSESTRVAIKSESSSKGLLDGSSSSVLQSQGMGSSSSSQRQVNDNASANHMVPSPNRQKPFKHNSPNVFSNGGHPQPPASQALTATTGSHYQPPIEHAQRSAFVSNDRPQQRNSFRNRNSGSHQRGDGSHHHNYGNRRDQDWNTQRNFNGRDPHMPPRVGPRFPRPPPPPPNAPQFIHTAPVRAFGGPIGFHDVVPPIVYLQQPPSHPNLLRGVHYGPPMPPQTLFYTGPDPQLHTRIVTQINYYFSNENLIKDTFLRQNMDDQGWVPIRLIAGFNKVMHLTDNIQVILDAVRSSSVVEVQGDKIRRRNDWKRWIIPPTVQFPNTADSSIQGTVNQDSLSERVQNFTLRTSNHDGTRELDAHTDLSEHTLGEFNNPLQFSNSQSTGQSGIQGADHPVSAGN